One Salvelinus fontinalis isolate EN_2023a chromosome 27, ASM2944872v1, whole genome shotgun sequence genomic region harbors:
- the LOC129824956 gene encoding sentrin-specific protease 6-like isoform X1, which yields MAHNISFFEALDRSEARRDGGYKQNWSFSLSEGSEEERRHDCTSVVTTKEMDGQQHSSPEGQKSPALRHFSSADPLKTYENRPNTNHIRALNKLGTGKRLSEIPYPVATTSPMPNRTDYLIGSPTLPQGVVLQGRHFQHTHHVPAAMRKTVQSNLDLKERKEYSTTQQQIQPVEVESIILTCPESPANDNSSIKRRVQQHSRRASAEGCCSFPLQVQTEEALHPNVVCGKCSKSSENSTMCEHCGNPLALEAPHLHHPPAAQPTSPTPRPPIRPHPHTNQHPSPGANNLQLRKNNFYGSGSTLRAPPLRVDTVMNPPIPVRITTRAGLLLPHNGRPVGAGLVGSCCAGKVAANKGRRTAAAKLHKINDPIVLSSDDDEEDEADDGSAGSVNRLDSVSPLPADSAHSSPAPSGGRVEAAVKSSAGEEQEEITSDFFSDVDSRISLPKRNRMKDQFGNQIPDDSTPRKKQKTSPYKLDSIILDCRSVRVGTLRRMVTKPVIFTGDYIQLETEVLCIPGPEVDSLEKVRLQASGLISCEWCSVRKLPVLFFQTTQEECLRLRTQLKMTRDKGGLWYDCASNDSDEKYIVLIFENGLSMHEQMILEEILQEIGRANKLNEFPTKLPFDEANIRLVNYNKATKEKVKINNDNNGGNANNTPPPTVRTRMATRQQTSTFFDDEDDDMAELQPTFTGPIVKLMVYPPPPAKGGMSVTNEDLHCLNDGEFLNDVIIDFYLKYLVLEKLKKEDSQRSHVFSSFFYKRLNQRERRSIPDTTNLTIQKRKHNRVKTWTRHVDLFQKDFIFVPINESAHWYLAVICFPGLQGPQFVTNPLYQAPESAPEPTQAAPQGSPPDHCRPLSPEPDHFEPLSPDREEPVATSEKLSLSATEASSGRHSHSEQPKGVSTCPNGRQEPPKTSGARVNGQVNAQPQYTDGLHRIGVCYGSGGGNGDDTHTFSDDQSSCQDECSEDGALAEDPVTPESSECTSKPTTCKQPCILIMDSLRGPSRSSVVKTLREYLEVEWEVRKGSQRSFGKDQMKGSNPRVPQQDNFSDCGVYILQYVESFFESPLASFHLPLNLAEWFLQQRMKTKRQEIKELIRKIQSQQKKEAGQGSAKGSPGEQEVGGEDTEEDVEIQIQNFPVSP from the exons CTCTGGATAGATCAGAGGCCAGGCGAGATGGAGGGTACAAGCAGAACTGGAGCTTTTCTCTTTCTGAAGGcagtgaagaggagaggagacatga TTGCACATCGGTGGTGACCACAAAGGAGATGGATGGACAGCAACACTCCTCCCCAGAGGGGCAGAAG TCCCCCGCTCTTAGGCACTTCTCTTCTGCGGATCCCCTGAAAACATATGAAAACAGGCCAAATACAAATCACATAAGGGCTCTAAACAAACTAGGAACTGGCAAGAGGCTAAG TGAAATTCCATACCCGGTAGCAACGACGTCGCCAATGCCGAACAGAACAGACTATTTAATCGGCAGCCCAACACTGCCTCAAGGGGTCGTTCTACAGGGGAGACACTTTCAGCACACTCACCATGTTCCTGCTGCAATGAGGAAAACTGTCCAAAG CAACCTTGACTTAAAGGAAAG AAAAGAGTACAGCACCACCCAGCAGCAGATCCAACCAGTAGAAGTAGAGAGCATCATTCTCACCTGTCCAGAGAGCCCAG CCAACGACAACTCGAGCATCAAACGGCGTGTCCAGCAGCACAGTCGGAGAGCCTCGGCGGAGGGCTGTTGTAGCTTTCCCTTGCAGGTTCAGACCGAGGAG GCCCTACATCCAAACGTAGTGTGCGGGAAGTGTAGCAAATCCAGTGAAAACAGCACCATGTGTGAACACTGCGGGAACCCCTTGGCGTTGGAGGCCCCccacctccaccacccccctGCAGCCCAGCCTACGTCCCCCACGCCTAGACCCCCCATCCGACCCCACCCCCATACCAACCAGCACCCCTCCCCAGGAGCCAACAATCTACAGCTGAGGAAGAACAACTTCTACGGTTCCGGCTCGACCTTGAGGGCGCCGCCGCTGCGGGTGGACACTGTGATGAACCCGCCCATCCCGGTACGCATTACCACCCGGGCCGGCCTGCTACTGCCACACAACGGGAGACCCGTGGGGGCTGGGCTAGTGGGGAGCTGCTGCGCCGGGAAAGTCGCCGCCAACAAAGGCAGGAGGACGGCGGCCGCCAAGCTACACAAGATCAACGACCCCA tcgtGCTGTCCAGtgacgatgatgaggaggatgaagcAGACGACGGCAGCGCTGGTAGCGTCAACAGGCTGGACAGCGTCTCCCCGCTGCCCGCTGACTCGGCCCACTCCTCGCCAGCGCCCTCCGGGGGCAGGGTAGAGGCGGCAGTGAAGAGTAGcgcaggagaggagcaggaggagatcACCTCTGATTTCTTCTCCGACGTCGACAGCAGAATCTCACTACCCAAAAGGAACCGCATGAAAGATCAG TTTGGAAACCAAATACCCGACGACTCTACACCCAGGAAAAAACAGAAGACCTCCCCCTACAAGCTGGACAGCATCATCCTGGACTGTAGGAGCGTGAGAGTAGGGACTCTTCGCAGGATGGTGACCAAACCTGTCATT TTTACGGGCGATTACATTCAACTTGAAACTGAAG TGCTTTGTATCCCAGGCCCTGAAGTGGATTCTCTGGAGAAGGTGCGTCTGCAAGCGTCTGGGCTTATCAGCTGTGAGTGGTGCAGCGTGAGGAAGCTACCCGTGCTCTTCTTCCAGACCACCCAAGAGGAATGTCTGCGGCTTCGCACCCAGCTCAAGATGACCCGCGACAAGGGAGGCCTGTGGTACGACTGTGCCAGCAACG ACTCTGACGAGAAGTACATCGTGCTGATCTTTGAGAACGGGCTGTCGATGCACGAGCAGATGATTCTAGAGGAGATTCTACAGGAGATCGGCCGAGCCAACAAACTGAACGAGTTCCCCACTAAACTGCCGTTTGATGAAGCTAACATCAGATTGGTCAACTACAACAAAGCAACAAAAGAAAAG GTAAAGATAAATAACGACAACAATGGCGGTAATGCCAACAACACACCGCCACCAACAGTGCGGACACGCATGGCCACACGGCAGCAGACCAGCACGTTCTTCGACGATGAAGACGATGACATGGCTGAGCTCCAACCCACCTTCACTGGACCAATCGTAAA GTTGATGGTGTACCCACCTCCTCCAGCCAAGGGGGGCATGTCGGTGACTAACGAAGACCTCCACTGCCTTAACGATGGAGAGTTCCTAAACGACGTCATCATAGACTTTTATTTAAA ATATTTAGTTTTGGAGAAGTTGAAAAAAGAAGACTCACAAAGGAGTCACGTGTTCAGCTCCTTCTTTTACAAGAGGCTCAaccaaagagagaggagaagcatCCCAGACACCACGAACCTAAC GATCCAGAAGAGGAAGCACAATCGGGTGAAGACGTGGACCCGACATGTAGACCTGTTCCAGAAGGACTTCATCTTTGTTCCCATTAACGAGTC AGCCCACTGGTACTTAGCAGTGATCTGCTTCCCAGGCCTTCAGGGCCCTCAGTTTGTGACCAACCCCCTATACCAGGCCCCGGAGTCAGCACCAGAGCCGACACAGGCTGCCCCCCAGGGCAGCCCCCCTGACCACTGCCGGCCACTGTCGCCAGAGCCAGACCACTTTGAGCCTCTGTCCCCAGACAGAGAGGAACCCGTGGCCACCTCAGAGAAGCTGTCCCTCAGTGCCACCGAGGCCTCCTCGGGGAGACACTCTCACAGCGAGCAGCCAAAGGGGGTGTCCACCTGTCCCAATGGGCGCCAAGAGCCTCCCAAGACCTCTGGAGCCAGGGTGAATGGACAGGTCAATGCCCAGCCACAGTACACAG ATGGTCTGCACAGAATCGGTGTGTGTTATGGATCAGGAGGTGGCAATGGTGATGACACCCATACCTTTTCTGATGATCAAAGCTCCTGCCAG GATGAGTGCAGTGAGGATGGTGCACTTGCTGAGGACCCGGTTACCCCTGAGAGCTCGGAGTGTACCTCCAAACCCACCACCTGTAAACA GCCCTGCATTCTCATCATGGACTCGTTACGTGGACCTTCCAGATCTTCAGTAGTTAAAACATTACGAGA GTACCTGGAGGTGGAGTGGGAGGTGAGGAAAGGAAGTCAGAGGAGTTTTGGGAAGGATCAGATGAAGGGCTCCAACCCGCGTGTGCCTCAGCAAGATAACTTCAGCGACTGTGGAGTCTACATCCTGCAGTATGTGGAGAGCTTCTTCGAG AGTCCACTCGCTAGCTTTCATCTCCCCTTGAACCTGGCGGAATGGTTCCTGCAGCAGCGGATGAAGACTAAACGCCAGGAGATCAAGGAGCTCATTCGAAAGATCCAATCCCAACAGAAGAAGGAGGCAGGCCAGGGCTCAGCCAAAGGCTCTCCTGGTGAAcaggaggtgggaggagaggatACAGAGGAAGATGTAGAGATACAGATTCAGAACTTTCCCGTCAGCCCCTGA
- the LOC129824956 gene encoding sentrin-specific protease 6-like isoform X2, with protein MAHNISFFEALDRSEARRDGGYKQNWSFSLSEGSEEERRHDCTSVVTTKEMDGQQHSSPEGQKSPALRHFSSADPLKTYENRPNTNHIRALNKLGTGKRLSEIPYPVATTSPMPNRTDYLIGSPTLPQGVVLQGRHFQHTHHVPAAMRKTVQSNLDLKERKEYSTTQQQIQPVEVESIILTCPESPANDNSSIKRRVQQHSRRASAEGCCSFPLQVQTEEALHPNVVCGKCSKSSENSTMCEHCGNPLALEAPHLHHPPAAQPTSPTPRPPIRPHPHTNQHPSPGANNLQLRKNNFYGSGSTLRAPPLRVDTVMNPPIPVRITTRAGLLLPHNGRPVGAGLVGSCCAGKVAANKGRRTAAAKLHKINDPIVLSSDDDEEDEADDGSAGSVNRLDSVSPLPADSAHSSPAPSGGRVEAAVKSSAGEEQEEITSDFFSDVDSRISLPKRNRMKDQFGNQIPDDSTPRKKQKTSPYKLDSIILDCRSVRVGTLRRMVTKPVIFTGDYIQLETEGPEVDSLEKVRLQASGLISCEWCSVRKLPVLFFQTTQEECLRLRTQLKMTRDKGGLWYDCASNDSDEKYIVLIFENGLSMHEQMILEEILQEIGRANKLNEFPTKLPFDEANIRLVNYNKATKEKVKINNDNNGGNANNTPPPTVRTRMATRQQTSTFFDDEDDDMAELQPTFTGPIVKLMVYPPPPAKGGMSVTNEDLHCLNDGEFLNDVIIDFYLKYLVLEKLKKEDSQRSHVFSSFFYKRLNQRERRSIPDTTNLTIQKRKHNRVKTWTRHVDLFQKDFIFVPINESAHWYLAVICFPGLQGPQFVTNPLYQAPESAPEPTQAAPQGSPPDHCRPLSPEPDHFEPLSPDREEPVATSEKLSLSATEASSGRHSHSEQPKGVSTCPNGRQEPPKTSGARVNGQVNAQPQYTDGLHRIGVCYGSGGGNGDDTHTFSDDQSSCQDECSEDGALAEDPVTPESSECTSKPTTCKQPCILIMDSLRGPSRSSVVKTLREYLEVEWEVRKGSQRSFGKDQMKGSNPRVPQQDNFSDCGVYILQYVESFFESPLASFHLPLNLAEWFLQQRMKTKRQEIKELIRKIQSQQKKEAGQGSAKGSPGEQEVGGEDTEEDVEIQIQNFPVSP; from the exons CTCTGGATAGATCAGAGGCCAGGCGAGATGGAGGGTACAAGCAGAACTGGAGCTTTTCTCTTTCTGAAGGcagtgaagaggagaggagacatga TTGCACATCGGTGGTGACCACAAAGGAGATGGATGGACAGCAACACTCCTCCCCAGAGGGGCAGAAG TCCCCCGCTCTTAGGCACTTCTCTTCTGCGGATCCCCTGAAAACATATGAAAACAGGCCAAATACAAATCACATAAGGGCTCTAAACAAACTAGGAACTGGCAAGAGGCTAAG TGAAATTCCATACCCGGTAGCAACGACGTCGCCAATGCCGAACAGAACAGACTATTTAATCGGCAGCCCAACACTGCCTCAAGGGGTCGTTCTACAGGGGAGACACTTTCAGCACACTCACCATGTTCCTGCTGCAATGAGGAAAACTGTCCAAAG CAACCTTGACTTAAAGGAAAG AAAAGAGTACAGCACCACCCAGCAGCAGATCCAACCAGTAGAAGTAGAGAGCATCATTCTCACCTGTCCAGAGAGCCCAG CCAACGACAACTCGAGCATCAAACGGCGTGTCCAGCAGCACAGTCGGAGAGCCTCGGCGGAGGGCTGTTGTAGCTTTCCCTTGCAGGTTCAGACCGAGGAG GCCCTACATCCAAACGTAGTGTGCGGGAAGTGTAGCAAATCCAGTGAAAACAGCACCATGTGTGAACACTGCGGGAACCCCTTGGCGTTGGAGGCCCCccacctccaccacccccctGCAGCCCAGCCTACGTCCCCCACGCCTAGACCCCCCATCCGACCCCACCCCCATACCAACCAGCACCCCTCCCCAGGAGCCAACAATCTACAGCTGAGGAAGAACAACTTCTACGGTTCCGGCTCGACCTTGAGGGCGCCGCCGCTGCGGGTGGACACTGTGATGAACCCGCCCATCCCGGTACGCATTACCACCCGGGCCGGCCTGCTACTGCCACACAACGGGAGACCCGTGGGGGCTGGGCTAGTGGGGAGCTGCTGCGCCGGGAAAGTCGCCGCCAACAAAGGCAGGAGGACGGCGGCCGCCAAGCTACACAAGATCAACGACCCCA tcgtGCTGTCCAGtgacgatgatgaggaggatgaagcAGACGACGGCAGCGCTGGTAGCGTCAACAGGCTGGACAGCGTCTCCCCGCTGCCCGCTGACTCGGCCCACTCCTCGCCAGCGCCCTCCGGGGGCAGGGTAGAGGCGGCAGTGAAGAGTAGcgcaggagaggagcaggaggagatcACCTCTGATTTCTTCTCCGACGTCGACAGCAGAATCTCACTACCCAAAAGGAACCGCATGAAAGATCAG TTTGGAAACCAAATACCCGACGACTCTACACCCAGGAAAAAACAGAAGACCTCCCCCTACAAGCTGGACAGCATCATCCTGGACTGTAGGAGCGTGAGAGTAGGGACTCTTCGCAGGATGGTGACCAAACCTGTCATT TTTACGGGCGATTACATTCAACTTGAAACTGAAG GCCCTGAAGTGGATTCTCTGGAGAAGGTGCGTCTGCAAGCGTCTGGGCTTATCAGCTGTGAGTGGTGCAGCGTGAGGAAGCTACCCGTGCTCTTCTTCCAGACCACCCAAGAGGAATGTCTGCGGCTTCGCACCCAGCTCAAGATGACCCGCGACAAGGGAGGCCTGTGGTACGACTGTGCCAGCAACG ACTCTGACGAGAAGTACATCGTGCTGATCTTTGAGAACGGGCTGTCGATGCACGAGCAGATGATTCTAGAGGAGATTCTACAGGAGATCGGCCGAGCCAACAAACTGAACGAGTTCCCCACTAAACTGCCGTTTGATGAAGCTAACATCAGATTGGTCAACTACAACAAAGCAACAAAAGAAAAG GTAAAGATAAATAACGACAACAATGGCGGTAATGCCAACAACACACCGCCACCAACAGTGCGGACACGCATGGCCACACGGCAGCAGACCAGCACGTTCTTCGACGATGAAGACGATGACATGGCTGAGCTCCAACCCACCTTCACTGGACCAATCGTAAA GTTGATGGTGTACCCACCTCCTCCAGCCAAGGGGGGCATGTCGGTGACTAACGAAGACCTCCACTGCCTTAACGATGGAGAGTTCCTAAACGACGTCATCATAGACTTTTATTTAAA ATATTTAGTTTTGGAGAAGTTGAAAAAAGAAGACTCACAAAGGAGTCACGTGTTCAGCTCCTTCTTTTACAAGAGGCTCAaccaaagagagaggagaagcatCCCAGACACCACGAACCTAAC GATCCAGAAGAGGAAGCACAATCGGGTGAAGACGTGGACCCGACATGTAGACCTGTTCCAGAAGGACTTCATCTTTGTTCCCATTAACGAGTC AGCCCACTGGTACTTAGCAGTGATCTGCTTCCCAGGCCTTCAGGGCCCTCAGTTTGTGACCAACCCCCTATACCAGGCCCCGGAGTCAGCACCAGAGCCGACACAGGCTGCCCCCCAGGGCAGCCCCCCTGACCACTGCCGGCCACTGTCGCCAGAGCCAGACCACTTTGAGCCTCTGTCCCCAGACAGAGAGGAACCCGTGGCCACCTCAGAGAAGCTGTCCCTCAGTGCCACCGAGGCCTCCTCGGGGAGACACTCTCACAGCGAGCAGCCAAAGGGGGTGTCCACCTGTCCCAATGGGCGCCAAGAGCCTCCCAAGACCTCTGGAGCCAGGGTGAATGGACAGGTCAATGCCCAGCCACAGTACACAG ATGGTCTGCACAGAATCGGTGTGTGTTATGGATCAGGAGGTGGCAATGGTGATGACACCCATACCTTTTCTGATGATCAAAGCTCCTGCCAG GATGAGTGCAGTGAGGATGGTGCACTTGCTGAGGACCCGGTTACCCCTGAGAGCTCGGAGTGTACCTCCAAACCCACCACCTGTAAACA GCCCTGCATTCTCATCATGGACTCGTTACGTGGACCTTCCAGATCTTCAGTAGTTAAAACATTACGAGA GTACCTGGAGGTGGAGTGGGAGGTGAGGAAAGGAAGTCAGAGGAGTTTTGGGAAGGATCAGATGAAGGGCTCCAACCCGCGTGTGCCTCAGCAAGATAACTTCAGCGACTGTGGAGTCTACATCCTGCAGTATGTGGAGAGCTTCTTCGAG AGTCCACTCGCTAGCTTTCATCTCCCCTTGAACCTGGCGGAATGGTTCCTGCAGCAGCGGATGAAGACTAAACGCCAGGAGATCAAGGAGCTCATTCGAAAGATCCAATCCCAACAGAAGAAGGAGGCAGGCCAGGGCTCAGCCAAAGGCTCTCCTGGTGAAcaggaggtgggaggagaggatACAGAGGAAGATGTAGAGATACAGATTCAGAACTTTCCCGTCAGCCCCTGA
- the LOC129824956 gene encoding sentrin-specific protease 6-like isoform X4 — protein MAHNISFFEALDRSEARRDGGYKQNWSFSLSEGSEEERRHDCTSVVTTKEMDGQQHSSPEGQKSPALRHFSSADPLKTYENRPNTNHIRALNKLGTGKRLSEIPYPVATTSPMPNRTDYLIGSPTLPQGVVLQGRHFQHTHHVPAAMRKTVQRKEYSTTQQQIQPVEVESIILTCPESPANDNSSIKRRVQQHSRRASAEGCCSFPLQVQTEEALHPNVVCGKCSKSSENSTMCEHCGNPLALEAPHLHHPPAAQPTSPTPRPPIRPHPHTNQHPSPGANNLQLRKNNFYGSGSTLRAPPLRVDTVMNPPIPVRITTRAGLLLPHNGRPVGAGLVGSCCAGKVAANKGRRTAAAKLHKINDPIVLSSDDDEEDEADDGSAGSVNRLDSVSPLPADSAHSSPAPSGGRVEAAVKSSAGEEQEEITSDFFSDVDSRISLPKRNRMKDQFGNQIPDDSTPRKKQKTSPYKLDSIILDCRSVRVGTLRRMVTKPVIFTGDYIQLETEGPEVDSLEKVRLQASGLISCEWCSVRKLPVLFFQTTQEECLRLRTQLKMTRDKGGLWYDCASNDSDEKYIVLIFENGLSMHEQMILEEILQEIGRANKLNEFPTKLPFDEANIRLVNYNKATKEKVKINNDNNGGNANNTPPPTVRTRMATRQQTSTFFDDEDDDMAELQPTFTGPIVKLMVYPPPPAKGGMSVTNEDLHCLNDGEFLNDVIIDFYLKYLVLEKLKKEDSQRSHVFSSFFYKRLNQRERRSIPDTTNLTIQKRKHNRVKTWTRHVDLFQKDFIFVPINESAHWYLAVICFPGLQGPQFVTNPLYQAPESAPEPTQAAPQGSPPDHCRPLSPEPDHFEPLSPDREEPVATSEKLSLSATEASSGRHSHSEQPKGVSTCPNGRQEPPKTSGARVNGQVNAQPQYTDGLHRIGVCYGSGGGNGDDTHTFSDDQSSCQDECSEDGALAEDPVTPESSECTSKPTTCKQPCILIMDSLRGPSRSSVVKTLREYLEVEWEVRKGSQRSFGKDQMKGSNPRVPQQDNFSDCGVYILQYVESFFESPLASFHLPLNLAEWFLQQRMKTKRQEIKELIRKIQSQQKKEAGQGSAKGSPGEQEVGGEDTEEDVEIQIQNFPVSP, from the exons CTCTGGATAGATCAGAGGCCAGGCGAGATGGAGGGTACAAGCAGAACTGGAGCTTTTCTCTTTCTGAAGGcagtgaagaggagaggagacatga TTGCACATCGGTGGTGACCACAAAGGAGATGGATGGACAGCAACACTCCTCCCCAGAGGGGCAGAAG TCCCCCGCTCTTAGGCACTTCTCTTCTGCGGATCCCCTGAAAACATATGAAAACAGGCCAAATACAAATCACATAAGGGCTCTAAACAAACTAGGAACTGGCAAGAGGCTAAG TGAAATTCCATACCCGGTAGCAACGACGTCGCCAATGCCGAACAGAACAGACTATTTAATCGGCAGCCCAACACTGCCTCAAGGGGTCGTTCTACAGGGGAGACACTTTCAGCACACTCACCATGTTCCTGCTGCAATGAGGAAAACTGTCCAAAG AAAAGAGTACAGCACCACCCAGCAGCAGATCCAACCAGTAGAAGTAGAGAGCATCATTCTCACCTGTCCAGAGAGCCCAG CCAACGACAACTCGAGCATCAAACGGCGTGTCCAGCAGCACAGTCGGAGAGCCTCGGCGGAGGGCTGTTGTAGCTTTCCCTTGCAGGTTCAGACCGAGGAG GCCCTACATCCAAACGTAGTGTGCGGGAAGTGTAGCAAATCCAGTGAAAACAGCACCATGTGTGAACACTGCGGGAACCCCTTGGCGTTGGAGGCCCCccacctccaccacccccctGCAGCCCAGCCTACGTCCCCCACGCCTAGACCCCCCATCCGACCCCACCCCCATACCAACCAGCACCCCTCCCCAGGAGCCAACAATCTACAGCTGAGGAAGAACAACTTCTACGGTTCCGGCTCGACCTTGAGGGCGCCGCCGCTGCGGGTGGACACTGTGATGAACCCGCCCATCCCGGTACGCATTACCACCCGGGCCGGCCTGCTACTGCCACACAACGGGAGACCCGTGGGGGCTGGGCTAGTGGGGAGCTGCTGCGCCGGGAAAGTCGCCGCCAACAAAGGCAGGAGGACGGCGGCCGCCAAGCTACACAAGATCAACGACCCCA tcgtGCTGTCCAGtgacgatgatgaggaggatgaagcAGACGACGGCAGCGCTGGTAGCGTCAACAGGCTGGACAGCGTCTCCCCGCTGCCCGCTGACTCGGCCCACTCCTCGCCAGCGCCCTCCGGGGGCAGGGTAGAGGCGGCAGTGAAGAGTAGcgcaggagaggagcaggaggagatcACCTCTGATTTCTTCTCCGACGTCGACAGCAGAATCTCACTACCCAAAAGGAACCGCATGAAAGATCAG TTTGGAAACCAAATACCCGACGACTCTACACCCAGGAAAAAACAGAAGACCTCCCCCTACAAGCTGGACAGCATCATCCTGGACTGTAGGAGCGTGAGAGTAGGGACTCTTCGCAGGATGGTGACCAAACCTGTCATT TTTACGGGCGATTACATTCAACTTGAAACTGAAG GCCCTGAAGTGGATTCTCTGGAGAAGGTGCGTCTGCAAGCGTCTGGGCTTATCAGCTGTGAGTGGTGCAGCGTGAGGAAGCTACCCGTGCTCTTCTTCCAGACCACCCAAGAGGAATGTCTGCGGCTTCGCACCCAGCTCAAGATGACCCGCGACAAGGGAGGCCTGTGGTACGACTGTGCCAGCAACG ACTCTGACGAGAAGTACATCGTGCTGATCTTTGAGAACGGGCTGTCGATGCACGAGCAGATGATTCTAGAGGAGATTCTACAGGAGATCGGCCGAGCCAACAAACTGAACGAGTTCCCCACTAAACTGCCGTTTGATGAAGCTAACATCAGATTGGTCAACTACAACAAAGCAACAAAAGAAAAG GTAAAGATAAATAACGACAACAATGGCGGTAATGCCAACAACACACCGCCACCAACAGTGCGGACACGCATGGCCACACGGCAGCAGACCAGCACGTTCTTCGACGATGAAGACGATGACATGGCTGAGCTCCAACCCACCTTCACTGGACCAATCGTAAA GTTGATGGTGTACCCACCTCCTCCAGCCAAGGGGGGCATGTCGGTGACTAACGAAGACCTCCACTGCCTTAACGATGGAGAGTTCCTAAACGACGTCATCATAGACTTTTATTTAAA ATATTTAGTTTTGGAGAAGTTGAAAAAAGAAGACTCACAAAGGAGTCACGTGTTCAGCTCCTTCTTTTACAAGAGGCTCAaccaaagagagaggagaagcatCCCAGACACCACGAACCTAAC GATCCAGAAGAGGAAGCACAATCGGGTGAAGACGTGGACCCGACATGTAGACCTGTTCCAGAAGGACTTCATCTTTGTTCCCATTAACGAGTC AGCCCACTGGTACTTAGCAGTGATCTGCTTCCCAGGCCTTCAGGGCCCTCAGTTTGTGACCAACCCCCTATACCAGGCCCCGGAGTCAGCACCAGAGCCGACACAGGCTGCCCCCCAGGGCAGCCCCCCTGACCACTGCCGGCCACTGTCGCCAGAGCCAGACCACTTTGAGCCTCTGTCCCCAGACAGAGAGGAACCCGTGGCCACCTCAGAGAAGCTGTCCCTCAGTGCCACCGAGGCCTCCTCGGGGAGACACTCTCACAGCGAGCAGCCAAAGGGGGTGTCCACCTGTCCCAATGGGCGCCAAGAGCCTCCCAAGACCTCTGGAGCCAGGGTGAATGGACAGGTCAATGCCCAGCCACAGTACACAG ATGGTCTGCACAGAATCGGTGTGTGTTATGGATCAGGAGGTGGCAATGGTGATGACACCCATACCTTTTCTGATGATCAAAGCTCCTGCCAG GATGAGTGCAGTGAGGATGGTGCACTTGCTGAGGACCCGGTTACCCCTGAGAGCTCGGAGTGTACCTCCAAACCCACCACCTGTAAACA GCCCTGCATTCTCATCATGGACTCGTTACGTGGACCTTCCAGATCTTCAGTAGTTAAAACATTACGAGA GTACCTGGAGGTGGAGTGGGAGGTGAGGAAAGGAAGTCAGAGGAGTTTTGGGAAGGATCAGATGAAGGGCTCCAACCCGCGTGTGCCTCAGCAAGATAACTTCAGCGACTGTGGAGTCTACATCCTGCAGTATGTGGAGAGCTTCTTCGAG AGTCCACTCGCTAGCTTTCATCTCCCCTTGAACCTGGCGGAATGGTTCCTGCAGCAGCGGATGAAGACTAAACGCCAGGAGATCAAGGAGCTCATTCGAAAGATCCAATCCCAACAGAAGAAGGAGGCAGGCCAGGGCTCAGCCAAAGGCTCTCCTGGTGAAcaggaggtgggaggagaggatACAGAGGAAGATGTAGAGATACAGATTCAGAACTTTCCCGTCAGCCCCTGA